The following proteins come from a genomic window of Paenibacillus spongiae:
- the ilvN gene encoding acetolactate synthase small subunit, whose product MKKHTIAVLVNDQPGVLQRVSGLFGRRGFNIESITVGASEEAGLSRMVIVTSGDDKTLEQVTKQLYKIIDVIKVVDLSSNPMVGRELALIKVNAEPSARPEILGVVETFRAAVVDIGTHTLMVQVVGDSEKIDAMTELLKPYGIRELSRTGVTAMVRGNAR is encoded by the coding sequence ATGAAGAAGCACACGATTGCCGTTCTTGTGAACGACCAGCCCGGCGTCCTGCAGCGTGTTTCCGGCTTGTTCGGACGCCGCGGCTTCAACATTGAAAGCATCACCGTCGGGGCAAGCGAGGAAGCCGGCTTGTCCCGCATGGTGATCGTGACTAGCGGCGACGACAAGACGCTGGAGCAGGTCACGAAGCAATTGTACAAAATTATCGATGTCATCAAAGTAGTGGATCTCAGCTCGAATCCGATGGTTGGCCGCGAGCTTGCGCTGATCAAGGTGAATGCGGAGCCATCGGCACGGCCCGAAATTCTGGGCGTCGTGGAAACCTTCCGCGCAGCCGTCGTCGATATCGGCACGCATACCTTGATGGTACAGGTTGTCGGCGATTCCGAGAAGATCGACGCAATGACCGAGCTCCTGAAGCCGTATGGCATTCGCGAGCTGTCCCGCACCGGCGTAACCGCGATGGTTCGCGGCAACGCGCGATAA
- the rplT gene encoding 50S ribosomal protein L20 → MARVKGGFVRARRRKRILKLAKGYFGSKHRLFKTAKEQVMKSLIYAYRDRRQRKRDFRKLWIVRINAAARQNGLSYSKFMFGLKQAGVEVNRKMLADLAVNDINAFNSLASIAKEKANA, encoded by the coding sequence ATGGCAAGAGTTAAAGGCGGATTCGTCCGTGCACGTCGTCGCAAAAGAATTTTGAAGCTGGCCAAAGGCTACTTCGGTTCCAAACATCGCTTATTTAAAACCGCTAAAGAGCAAGTCATGAAATCCTTGATCTACGCTTACCGTGACCGTCGTCAACGGAAACGTGACTTCCGTAAGCTGTGGATCGTACGTATCAATGCAGCGGCTCGCCAGAACGGCTTGTCCTACAGCAAGTTCATGTTCGGCTTGAAGCAAGCCGGCGTTGAAGTGAACCGCAAGATGCTCGCTGACCTAGCCGTTAACGACATCAATGCATTCAACTCGCTTGCAAGCATCGCAAAAGAGAAAGCAAACGCGTAA
- the ilvB gene encoding biosynthetic-type acetolactate synthase large subunit encodes MVAQSATLRSKEEIMEKLMKPEVITGSEILLRSLVLEGVDCVFGYPGGAVLFIYDAMHGFSDFHHLLTRHEQGAIHAADGYARASGKVGVCIATSGPGATNLVTGIATAYMDSVPLVVITGNVATNFIGTDAFQEADITGITMPITKHSYLVRDVEDLPRVIHEAFYIANTGRKGPVLIDIPKDVSAKTTLFKPVTEVNIRGYHPTVSPNKLQVDKMLKAIEEAERPVVLAGGGVVYSGGHEELHEFITKTGIPVTTTLLGLGAFPSGNDLWLGMPGMHGTYASNKAIQGSDLLINIGARFDDRVTMKLNGFAPHAKIVHIDIDPAEIGKNVPTDIPIVGDIKTVLQVANQDAQLASKADAWRAQTAQWKQEKPLKYIDSDVELKPQWVIEMIHDETKGEAIVTTDVGQHQMWAAQYYRFNQPRSWITSGGLGTMGFGFPSAIGAQMAHPDRLVVSINGDGGMQMCAQELAICAINNIPVKVAIINNQVLGMVRQWQEIIYDNRYSHIDLAGSPDFVKLAEAYGVKGFRATNKEEARTAWIEAMNHPGPAVVEFVVRKGENVYPMVTQGSTIDDMLMGDSE; translated from the coding sequence ATGGTCGCGCAAAGTGCAACGTTAAGGTCAAAAGAAGAAATAATGGAAAAGCTGATGAAGCCCGAGGTTATTACCGGTTCGGAAATTCTGCTTCGCAGTTTAGTGTTAGAGGGCGTGGACTGCGTCTTCGGTTATCCCGGCGGTGCGGTGTTGTTCATCTATGACGCTATGCACGGTTTCTCTGATTTTCACCATTTGCTGACCCGCCACGAGCAAGGCGCCATCCACGCCGCCGACGGTTATGCGCGGGCGAGTGGTAAAGTCGGCGTATGTATCGCAACATCGGGTCCGGGTGCAACGAATCTTGTAACGGGGATCGCAACCGCTTATATGGACTCCGTGCCGCTTGTCGTCATTACGGGCAACGTCGCAACGAACTTTATCGGGACGGACGCTTTCCAGGAAGCGGATATTACCGGCATTACAATGCCAATTACCAAGCATAGCTACCTGGTGCGCGATGTGGAAGACTTGCCGCGTGTCATTCACGAGGCTTTCTATATTGCCAATACAGGCCGCAAAGGTCCCGTACTGATCGATATTCCGAAGGATGTATCGGCGAAGACGACGCTGTTCAAGCCGGTAACCGAGGTCAACATCCGCGGCTATCACCCGACGGTATCACCGAACAAGCTGCAGGTCGACAAGATGCTCAAGGCGATCGAAGAAGCGGAGCGTCCGGTTGTGCTGGCAGGCGGCGGGGTCGTCTACTCCGGCGGTCACGAAGAACTGCATGAATTCATTACGAAGACGGGGATTCCGGTTACGACAACCCTCCTCGGACTTGGCGCATTCCCAAGCGGTAACGACCTGTGGCTCGGCATGCCGGGTATGCACGGAACGTACGCATCCAATAAAGCGATACAAGGCTCCGACCTGCTTATTAATATCGGCGCGCGCTTCGATGACCGGGTGACGATGAAGCTAAACGGCTTCGCCCCGCATGCGAAGATCGTCCATATCGATATCGATCCGGCCGAGATCGGCAAGAATGTGCCGACGGACATCCCGATTGTCGGCGATATCAAGACCGTTCTTCAGGTCGCGAACCAAGATGCCCAGCTGGCAAGCAAGGCGGATGCATGGCGTGCCCAGACGGCGCAATGGAAACAGGAAAAGCCGCTTAAGTATATCGATTCCGACGTGGAGCTGAAGCCTCAATGGGTCATAGAGATGATCCATGACGAGACGAAGGGCGAAGCGATCGTGACGACAGACGTCGGCCAGCACCAAATGTGGGCGGCACAATATTACCGCTTCAATCAGCCGCGTTCTTGGATTACGTCCGGCGGCCTCGGTACGATGGGCTTCGGATTCCCGTCGGCGATCGGCGCGCAGATGGCGCATCCGGACCGGCTCGTCGTCTCCATTAACGGCGACGGCGGCATGCAGATGTGCGCGCAGGAGCTAGCGATTTGTGCGATCAATAACATTCCGGTCAAAGTGGCTATCATTAACAATCAGGTGCTTGGAATGGTCCGCCAGTGGCAGGAAATTATTTATGACAATCGCTACAGCCACATCGATCTGGCAGGCAGCCCGGACTTTGTCAAGCTGGCAGAAGCCTACGGCGTCAAAGGCTTCCGCGCCACGAACAAAGAAGAAGCGCGTACTGCATGGATCGAAGCGATGAACCATCCGGGTCCGGCCGTTGTCGAATTCGTCGTCCGCAAGGGCGAGAACGTCTATCCGATGGTTACGCAAGGATCCACGATCGATGATATGTTAATGGGGGATTCGGAATGA
- the ilvC gene encoding ketol-acid reductoisomerase: MAVTLYYEKDADQSVLQGKTIAVIGYGSQGHAQAQNLRDSGLKVVIGLRPGKSADKAKNDGFEVLSVGEAVKVADVVQILMPDETQASVYKAEIEPNLKKGAALMFSHGFNVHFGQIVPNKDTDVLLVAPKSPGHMVRRTYVEGFGVPGLIAIEQDATGNAKAIGLAYAKGIGCTRAGVIETSFREETETDLFGEQAVLCGGASALVKAGFETLVEAGYAPEMAYFECLHELKLIVDLMYEGGLASMRDSISNTAEYGDYVTGPRIVTDETKKAMKAVLEDIQSGRFARDFILENQSNRAMLTATRRNEAEHPIEQVGGQLRELMHWIKK, from the coding sequence ATGGCAGTTACATTGTATTATGAAAAAGATGCAGACCAAAGCGTACTGCAAGGCAAAACGATCGCTGTTATCGGCTACGGCAGCCAAGGCCACGCACAAGCACAAAACCTTCGCGACAGCGGCTTGAAAGTTGTTATCGGTCTGCGCCCTGGTAAATCCGCAGACAAAGCGAAGAACGACGGCTTTGAAGTCCTTTCCGTTGGCGAAGCAGTTAAAGTCGCAGACGTCGTACAAATCTTGATGCCGGATGAAACGCAAGCCAGCGTATACAAAGCAGAGATCGAACCAAACCTGAAAAAAGGCGCGGCTCTCATGTTCTCCCACGGCTTCAACGTTCATTTCGGACAAATCGTTCCGAACAAAGATACGGACGTATTGCTGGTTGCTCCTAAATCGCCGGGCCACATGGTTCGCCGCACATACGTGGAAGGCTTCGGCGTTCCAGGTCTGATCGCGATCGAGCAGGATGCAACAGGCAACGCGAAAGCGATCGGTCTTGCATATGCAAAAGGTATCGGCTGTACCCGCGCAGGCGTTATCGAAACTTCGTTCCGCGAAGAAACCGAAACCGATCTGTTCGGCGAACAAGCCGTACTGTGCGGCGGTGCATCCGCGCTTGTTAAAGCAGGCTTCGAAACGTTGGTTGAAGCAGGCTACGCGCCAGAAATGGCTTACTTCGAGTGCTTGCACGAGCTGAAGCTGATCGTCGACCTGATGTACGAAGGCGGCCTTGCTTCGATGCGCGATTCGATCTCCAATACGGCTGAATACGGTGACTATGTGACCGGACCACGCATCGTAACGGACGAAACGAAGAAAGCGATGAAAGCGGTTCTGGAAGATATCCAATCCGGACGTTTCGCACGCGACTTCATCCTGGAGAACCAATCCAACCGTGCTATGCTGACGGCTACCCGCCGCAATGAAGCTGAGCATCCGATCGAGCAAGTAGGCGGACAGCTTCGTGAATTGATGCACTGGATCAAGAAATAA
- a CDS encoding GNAT family N-acetyltransferase has protein sequence MPLSYTANPRDAKAIRELPKRLSQGVTFVISRTKTSMPLGFLHLYVNGDVIQYDMLAVHPRHRGKQWGKMLMARGEAYGLSKSCTIARLFVDDGNDKAKRMYEKLGYVTVRYYPDVRCYEMMKILPTASS, from the coding sequence ATGCCTCTGTCGTACACCGCCAATCCGCGCGACGCCAAGGCCATCCGCGAGCTTCCGAAACGGCTGAGCCAAGGGGTCACCTTCGTCATTTCCCGCACGAAGACGAGCATGCCCCTTGGTTTCCTTCACCTGTATGTGAACGGTGACGTAATTCAATACGACATGCTCGCCGTACATCCCCGGCATCGAGGCAAACAATGGGGCAAAATGCTTATGGCGCGCGGCGAAGCATATGGCCTATCCAAATCGTGCACGATAGCCCGGTTATTCGTGGACGACGGCAACGACAAAGCCAAGCGAATGTACGAGAAACTCGGATACGTGACCGTTCGTTATTATCCGGACGTCCGCTGCTATGAAATGATGAAGATACTTCCGACAGCTTCTTCTTGA